In Acaryochloris marina S15, a single genomic region encodes these proteins:
- a CDS encoding nitrile hydratase accessory protein, which translates to MFTQFEHFAATSLMGSPEESPPRQDGHLHFDRDWEKMAFGVAIALSKQGHFEWEAFRQTLIETINEWETTHSLDDPEWDYYHCWLTALEKVAVESGVIAAGELEAQMTQLLDCKSEPCS; encoded by the coding sequence ATGTTTACTCAATTTGAGCACTTCGCAGCGACGAGTTTGATGGGGTCTCCGGAAGAATCGCCTCCACGCCAAGACGGTCACCTGCATTTTGATCGAGATTGGGAGAAAATGGCCTTTGGGGTTGCTATTGCCCTATCAAAGCAAGGCCATTTTGAATGGGAAGCCTTTCGTCAGACCCTGATCGAAACCATCAATGAGTGGGAAACCACCCATTCCCTAGATGACCCAGAATGGGACTATTATCACTGTTGGTTAACCGCCCTAGAAAAAGTGGCTGTTGAGTCAGGGGTCATTGCTGCTGGTGAGCTGGAGGCTCAAATGACCCAACTGCTGGATTGTAAAAGTGAACCCTGTTCCTAA